Proteins encoded together in one Aeromonas encheleia window:
- a CDS encoding PliI family lysozyme inhibitor of I-type lysozyme produces MKALLITLGLLTLPLTSQAAEGFFKQLTLPTGQVLTVAEGRGEPASIGSYDVRLYSGANPQFPLDQFIDGKVQARDGGIKELKLQDLNGDKQPELIVIVESAGSGGYLSADAFTINPQAGLDSFNHVSELAPGDDVIQALKTPRD; encoded by the coding sequence ATGAAAGCCTTATTGATTACTCTCGGACTGCTCACTCTGCCACTGACCAGCCAGGCGGCAGAGGGCTTCTTCAAGCAGCTGACGCTCCCCACCGGTCAGGTGCTCACCGTCGCCGAGGGACGCGGTGAACCTGCCTCCATCGGCAGCTATGACGTGCGCCTCTACTCCGGCGCCAACCCCCAGTTCCCCCTCGATCAGTTCATCGATGGCAAGGTGCAGGCGCGGGACGGCGGCATCAAGGAGCTGAAGCTGCAGGATCTCAACGGTGACAAGCAGCCGGAGCTCATCGTCATAGTGGAGAGCGCCGGCAGCGGCGGCTACCTCAGCGCCGATGCGTTCACCATCAACCCGCAGGCCGGGCTCGACAGCTTCAACCACGTCAGCGAGCTGGCCCCCGGCGACGACGTGATCCAGGCGCTCAAGACTCCCCGCGACTGA
- a CDS encoding ATP-binding cassette domain-containing protein, translating to MTTLMSTHSLQMNAGELPLFDSIDLSIHSGDRIGLIGANGSGKSTLLSLLAGQVEPHDGRIHRAAPCRCEFVTQHLPSRLHGLSTRAALGDAVADDPALGWQLDKMLEDLQLAPHATQVVTSLSGGQHSRLQLGRALLRQPNLLLLDEPSNHLDLPSLLWLEQFLQGWRGALVLVSHDGRLLDRVTQDTLILRDRRLYRFALPCSQARAALVQEDESARQRRADEQKEIDRLSASSKRLAIWGREHDNAKLVRQAKSMDKRIVRLREEQSLVGAGAPWRLELHGLGLPADALLRLEALDVRPAPALPPLLRAEGLWLRSGDRVALLGANGVGKSSLLRQCWRELCEQRQGEGWYRHPAASIAYYDQSLQQLDGQATLTDALYALAPLPAISLRQALIRAGFPYARHGQRVHALSGGERARLLFLALSLASHHLLWLDEPSNHLDLEGKEELAEALAQFAGGVLLISHDRDLIERSCNRFWVIREGRILEAYGAEQAYAELRGDSLPPGSIAPHEAPTEETTRAESDEALLARWYELDGLLAADLARKPRHQTPRLQQGWRDELQRLAERLGLDDD from the coding sequence ATGACAACTTTGATGAGCACCCACTCCCTGCAGATGAACGCGGGAGAGCTTCCCCTGTTCGACAGCATCGATCTCAGCATCCACAGCGGTGACCGCATCGGCCTCATCGGCGCCAACGGTAGCGGCAAGAGCACCCTGCTCAGCCTGCTGGCCGGCCAGGTCGAGCCCCATGACGGGCGCATCCACAGAGCCGCCCCCTGTCGCTGCGAGTTCGTGACGCAGCACCTTCCCAGCCGTTTGCACGGACTCAGCACCCGCGCCGCGCTCGGCGATGCCGTGGCGGACGATCCCGCCCTCGGCTGGCAGCTGGACAAGATGCTCGAGGATCTGCAGCTGGCGCCGCACGCCACCCAGGTCGTCACCAGCCTGAGCGGCGGCCAGCACAGCCGATTGCAACTGGGCCGGGCCCTGCTGCGCCAACCCAATCTGCTGCTGCTCGACGAGCCAAGCAACCACCTGGATCTTCCCTCCCTGCTCTGGCTTGAGCAGTTCCTGCAGGGCTGGCGCGGGGCCTTGGTGCTGGTCTCCCACGATGGCCGCCTGCTCGACCGGGTCACCCAGGACACCCTGATCCTGCGGGACAGACGCCTCTATCGCTTCGCCCTGCCCTGCAGCCAGGCCAGGGCGGCGCTGGTACAGGAGGATGAGAGCGCCCGCCAGCGCCGGGCCGATGAGCAGAAGGAGATCGACCGCCTGAGTGCCAGCAGCAAGCGGCTCGCCATCTGGGGACGGGAGCATGACAACGCCAAGCTGGTGCGCCAGGCCAAGTCCATGGATAAGCGGATCGTCAGGCTGCGGGAGGAGCAGAGCCTGGTCGGCGCCGGCGCCCCCTGGCGGCTCGAGCTGCACGGGCTGGGGCTGCCCGCCGACGCCCTGCTGCGGCTGGAGGCGCTCGACGTGCGCCCGGCTCCCGCCTTGCCGCCCCTGCTGCGGGCCGAGGGACTCTGGCTGCGCTCCGGCGACAGGGTCGCCCTGCTCGGTGCCAACGGGGTGGGCAAGTCCTCCCTGCTGCGCCAGTGTTGGCGTGAGCTGTGCGAGCAGCGCCAGGGTGAGGGCTGGTACCGTCACCCCGCGGCCAGCATCGCCTACTACGATCAGTCCCTGCAGCAACTCGACGGCCAGGCCACCCTGACCGATGCGCTCTATGCCCTGGCCCCGCTGCCGGCGATAAGCCTGCGCCAGGCCCTGATCCGCGCGGGCTTCCCCTACGCCCGTCACGGCCAGCGGGTGCATGCCTTAAGCGGCGGCGAGCGGGCCAGGCTGCTGTTTCTCGCCCTGTCGCTGGCGAGCCATCACCTGCTCTGGCTCGATGAGCCCAGCAACCATCTGGATCTGGAGGGCAAGGAGGAGCTGGCCGAGGCGCTGGCGCAGTTTGCCGGCGGGGTGCTGTTGATCTCCCACGACCGGGATCTGATCGAGCGCAGCTGCAACCGCTTCTGGGTGATCAGGGAGGGCAGGATCCTGGAGGCCTACGGCGCCGAGCAAGCCTATGCCGAGCTGCGCGGCGACAGCCTGCCCCCCGGCAGCATCGCCCCCCATGAGGCGCCGACGGAGGAGACTACCCGGGCGGAGAGCGACGAGGCGCTGCTGGCACGCTGGTACGAGCTGGATGGCCTGCTGGCCGCCGATCTCGCCCGCAAGCCCAGGCATCAGACCCCGCGGCTGCAGCAGGGCTGGCGCGACGAGTTGCAACGGCTCGCCGAGCGGCTCGGCCTCGATGACGACTGA
- the tilS gene encoding tRNA lysidine(34) synthetase TilS, giving the protein MISRIYSCFCQTLPAPEGSKGLLVAFSGGLDSTVLLVLAVQFAREHRLGLRALHVHHGLSPHADAWVAHCEGLCRQLAVPLLVERVQLARGNGESLEAQAREARYLCLAAHLGQGEWLLSAHHQDDQLETLLLALKRGAGLRGLAGTVPSQPFAGGRLLRPLLEVSRAELAEAAASLPHGWVEDESNLDESYDRNFLRQTLIPQLKARWPAMAQTAARSMAICAEQEALITELAEEDWHRAGEGDALHIAPLQALSPARRNNLLRHWIRRQGGEMPSRELLGLLWQEVALAREDANPQLGLKDLECRRFQGRLYLVQPNLLPRHEELPIRVGESVELPDGLGRLSLCLQPEGEGLRLPRADEPLSVRFQVAAGSMLKPVGRVGSRRLKKLLQEYGVPSWQRGRIPILYYGEQVAAVAGLFVCDGFQVPAGGIGWHWQKPEPVEI; this is encoded by the coding sequence ATGATTTCTCGTATTTATTCTTGTTTTTGTCAGACTCTGCCAGCGCCGGAAGGTTCCAAAGGCCTGCTGGTGGCCTTCAGTGGCGGGCTCGATTCCACCGTCTTGCTGGTGCTGGCGGTGCAATTTGCCCGCGAACACCGGCTCGGGCTGCGCGCCCTGCACGTGCATCACGGCCTGAGCCCCCATGCCGACGCCTGGGTGGCACACTGCGAAGGCCTGTGCCGGCAGCTGGCGGTGCCGCTCCTGGTCGAGCGGGTGCAGCTGGCGCGTGGCAACGGTGAGAGTCTGGAGGCCCAGGCCCGTGAGGCGCGCTATCTGTGCCTGGCCGCCCACCTCGGGCAGGGAGAGTGGCTGCTCAGCGCCCATCACCAGGACGATCAGCTGGAGACCCTGCTGCTGGCGCTCAAGCGCGGTGCCGGCTTGCGGGGGCTGGCGGGCACAGTGCCGAGCCAGCCCTTCGCCGGTGGCCGCCTGCTGCGGCCGCTGCTCGAGGTCAGCCGGGCCGAGCTGGCGGAGGCGGCGGCGAGCCTGCCCCATGGCTGGGTGGAGGATGAGAGCAATCTGGACGAGAGCTATGATCGCAACTTCCTGCGCCAGACGCTGATCCCGCAGCTCAAGGCGCGCTGGCCCGCCATGGCCCAGACGGCAGCGCGCAGCATGGCGATCTGCGCCGAACAGGAGGCCTTGATCACCGAGCTGGCGGAAGAGGATTGGCATAGAGCCGGGGAGGGGGATGCCTTGCATATAGCTCCGTTGCAGGCCCTGTCGCCGGCCCGGCGCAACAACCTGCTGCGCCACTGGATCCGCCGCCAGGGCGGGGAGATGCCTTCGCGGGAGCTGCTTGGCCTGCTCTGGCAGGAGGTGGCGCTGGCGCGGGAGGATGCTAATCCGCAGTTGGGCTTGAAGGATCTGGAGTGCCGCCGCTTTCAGGGACGGCTGTATCTGGTGCAGCCCAATCTGCTGCCCCGGCACGAGGAGTTGCCCATCCGGGTGGGAGAGTCGGTTGAGCTGCCGGACGGGCTGGGCCGGCTCAGCCTGTGCCTGCAACCCGAGGGGGAGGGGCTACGCTTGCCCCGGGCGGACGAGCCGCTGTCGGTGCGTTTTCAGGTGGCGGCGGGCAGCATGCTCAAACCGGTGGGGCGGGTGGGCAGCCGGCGGCTGAAGAAGCTGCTGCAGGAGTATGGAGTCCCTTCCTGGCAGCGGGGCCGCATCCCCATCCTCTATTACGGCGAGCAGGTGGCGGCGGTTGCCGGCCTCTTCGTCTGTGATGGCTTTCAGGTGCCGGCGGGCGGCATCGGCTGGCATTGGCAGAAACCTGAGCCAGTCGAGATTTGA
- a CDS encoding GGDEF domain-containing protein translates to MVRGCRVENTSSLNGFGHGIEQWVQQMERLRPLAGQERQQLLERLLAQRDLDALLAIFAERVAKVVRIHSLHLDCGQPHSLICRPPQTHQVLHSYRFELRGQHDQRLGLLQYELEQPLSDDQQRLLRQYHQLLCLPLPLYLRLDGLERQVRLDHLTGLGNRSYFDEAIGRAVEQHCRESHGLVLVLLDLDRFKQVNDTWGHPVGDLVLSRFAQLLNGCIRGTDQAFRLGGDEFALLLQPADPEAWRPVWLRLQHVMHSHEELSAFAVSCSLGAASWQAGVDVQSLYEAADAHLYARKRAGVTDPSE, encoded by the coding sequence ATGGTTAGGGGCTGTCGCGTGGAAAACACATCATCATTGAATGGCTTCGGGCATGGCATCGAGCAGTGGGTGCAGCAGATGGAGCGGCTCAGGCCGCTGGCCGGCCAGGAGCGCCAGCAGTTGCTCGAACGGCTGCTGGCACAACGGGATCTTGACGCCCTGCTGGCAATCTTTGCCGAGCGGGTGGCAAAGGTTGTCCGTATCCATAGCCTCCATCTCGACTGCGGCCAGCCCCATAGCCTCATCTGCCGGCCGCCCCAGACCCATCAGGTGCTGCATAGCTATCGATTCGAGTTGCGCGGCCAGCATGATCAGCGCCTCGGTCTGCTGCAATACGAGCTGGAGCAGCCCCTGAGCGACGATCAGCAGCGGCTGCTGCGCCAGTATCATCAGCTGCTTTGCCTGCCACTGCCGCTCTATCTGCGGCTGGATGGGCTGGAGCGGCAGGTACGGCTCGATCACCTGACCGGGCTCGGCAACCGCTCCTACTTCGATGAGGCCATAGGTCGTGCGGTGGAGCAGCACTGCCGGGAATCCCACGGCCTGGTGCTGGTGTTGCTGGATCTGGACAGGTTCAAGCAGGTCAACGACACCTGGGGTCACCCGGTGGGGGATCTGGTGCTGAGCCGCTTCGCGCAACTGCTCAACGGCTGCATCCGCGGCACGGATCAGGCCTTTCGCCTCGGTGGTGACGAGTTCGCGCTCTTGCTGCAACCCGCCGACCCCGAGGCCTGGCGCCCGGTCTGGCTACGCCTGCAACACGTGATGCACAGCCACGAGGAGCTCAGCGCCTTCGCGGTCAGCTGCAGCCTGGGTGCCGCCAGCTGGCAGGCCGGAGTGGATGTGCAGAGCCTGTATGAGGCGGCGGATGCCCACCTCTACGCCCGCAAACGGGCCGGAGTCACCGACCCATCGGAGTAA
- a CDS encoding M13 family metallopeptidase, whose translation MNNKKSILAGLIGLALLAGCSQAPDTASKHSGLALANMDTRVKPGDDFFRYVNGHWLATAKIPDDRPADGAFYLLRDKSLADVRVLVEGLDGKAAAAGTPAQQIHDLYRSYLDQATRDAKGTAPLLPQLSEIDRISDQSTLAKSFAQAGRIGGNAPFGFWIDADAKAPDSYAVYLYQSGLGLPDRDYYLKSDAASQALRQKYEQHIAGMLSRFGETDAGPKAKRILALETRIAQIQWDNVALRDREKNYNKGSLGELKRLAPSIDWDAYLGQAGLAGQSSLVIGQPSYLSALNGLMQQTPIGDWQAYLKWHLITDYAPYLDGQTDRQNFAFFGTTLSGTPKQRAPWERALGVLDDLLGEAVGQLYVERYFPPQAKARMELLVENLRTAYGQSIEGLDWMSPTTKTQALAKLAKFRPKIGYPDKWKDYSAIEIRQDDLVGNLQRARAFEYADNLARLGKPVDRDEWHMSPQTVNAYYNPSNNEIVFPAAILQPPFFDMTADDAVNYGAIGGVIGHEMGHGFDDQGAKSDGDGVMRDWWTPSDLKEFRFRTSRLVAQYNRFEPIKGQYVNGQFTLGENIGDLGGLTIAHKAYLLSLKGEEAPVLDGFTGEQRFFLGWAQVWKGMYRPELMQMLLSSDPHSPPEYRVNGVVPNIPAFYEAFNIQPGDKLYLDPAKRVKIW comes from the coding sequence ATGAACAATAAGAAAAGCATACTGGCCGGCCTCATCGGGTTGGCGTTGTTAGCCGGTTGTAGTCAGGCGCCGGACACAGCAAGCAAGCACTCCGGCCTCGCGCTGGCCAACATGGACACCCGGGTCAAGCCCGGTGATGACTTCTTCCGCTACGTGAACGGCCACTGGCTCGCGACGGCCAAGATCCCGGACGACAGGCCGGCCGACGGCGCCTTCTACCTGCTGCGGGACAAGTCCCTCGCCGATGTGCGGGTGCTGGTGGAAGGGCTGGACGGCAAGGCGGCCGCGGCGGGAACGCCGGCCCAGCAGATCCACGATCTCTATCGCAGCTACCTGGATCAGGCCACGCGAGACGCCAAGGGCACGGCCCCGCTGCTGCCCCAGCTCAGCGAGATAGACCGGATCAGCGACCAGAGCACCCTGGCCAAGTCCTTCGCCCAGGCCGGCCGCATCGGCGGCAATGCCCCCTTCGGCTTCTGGATCGATGCCGACGCCAAGGCGCCGGACAGCTATGCGGTCTACCTCTATCAGTCCGGGCTCGGCCTGCCGGACCGGGATTACTACCTCAAGAGCGATGCGGCCAGCCAGGCGCTGAGACAGAAGTACGAGCAGCACATCGCCGGCATGTTGAGCCGCTTCGGCGAGACGGATGCGGGACCCAAGGCGAAACGCATCCTGGCCCTGGAGACCCGGATCGCCCAGATCCAGTGGGACAACGTGGCCCTGCGGGATCGGGAGAAGAACTACAACAAGGGCTCCCTCGGCGAGCTCAAGCGCCTAGCCCCGAGCATTGACTGGGACGCCTATCTCGGCCAGGCCGGCCTCGCCGGCCAGAGCAGCCTGGTGATCGGCCAGCCCAGCTATCTGTCGGCCCTCAACGGCCTGATGCAGCAGACCCCGATCGGCGACTGGCAAGCCTACCTCAAGTGGCACCTCATCACCGATTACGCCCCCTATCTCGACGGCCAGACCGACCGCCAGAACTTCGCCTTCTTCGGCACCACCCTGAGCGGTACCCCCAAGCAGCGTGCCCCCTGGGAGCGTGCGCTCGGGGTGCTTGACGATCTGCTGGGTGAGGCGGTCGGCCAGCTCTATGTGGAGCGCTACTTCCCGCCCCAGGCCAAGGCCCGCATGGAGCTGCTGGTGGAGAACCTGCGCACCGCCTACGGCCAGAGCATCGAGGGGCTGGACTGGATGTCGCCGACCACCAAGACCCAGGCCCTGGCCAAACTCGCCAAGTTCAGGCCCAAGATCGGCTACCCGGACAAGTGGAAGGATTACAGCGCCATCGAGATCCGCCAGGACGATCTGGTGGGCAACCTGCAGCGGGCCCGCGCCTTCGAATACGCCGACAACCTGGCCCGCCTCGGCAAGCCGGTGGACAGGGACGAGTGGCACATGTCACCGCAGACGGTGAACGCCTACTACAACCCGAGCAACAACGAGATAGTATTCCCGGCCGCCATACTGCAGCCCCCCTTCTTCGACATGACAGCGGATGACGCGGTCAACTACGGTGCCATCGGCGGCGTGATCGGCCACGAGATGGGCCACGGCTTCGACGATCAGGGTGCCAAGTCCGACGGCGACGGCGTGATGCGCGACTGGTGGACCCCAAGCGATCTCAAGGAGTTCCGCTTCCGCACCAGCCGGCTGGTGGCCCAGTACAACCGCTTCGAGCCCATCAAGGGCCAGTACGTCAACGGCCAGTTCACCCTGGGGGAGAACATCGGCGATCTCGGCGGCCTCACCATAGCCCACAAGGCCTACCTGCTGTCGCTCAAGGGCGAAGAAGCGCCTGTGCTGGACGGTTTCACCGGCGAGCAGCGCTTCTTCCTCGGCTGGGCCCAGGTGTGGAAGGGCATGTACAGACCCGAGCTGATGCAGATGCTGCTCTCCTCGGATCCCCACTCCCCGCCCGAGTATCGGGTCAACGGGGTGGTGCCGAACATCCCCGCCTTCTACGAGGCGTTCAACATCCAGCCGGGCGACAAGCTCTATCTGGACCCTGCCAAACGGGTCAAGATATGGTAA
- a CDS encoding cation:proton antiporter domain-containing protein codes for MYADVLILLLAAVLLVAIFRRLGQPVILAYLFVGMLLGPHGAAIVTGQAIMQTIGELGIVFLMFSLGLEFSLPRLLSMRKLVLGVGGLQVLLTTSLFFWLGWWWGLTLPQALVVSGTLALSSTAVVIKQLGELKQLHTRRAQLGVSILLFQDLAVVPLLVMIPILARPEVQGSALLAEIAWASLKGLFALIALLAVGKWLLPTLFHEVARARSDELFVLSALLVALLAASLTQWMGLSMALGAFLAGMMLGESHYRHQLEVDIKPFRDVLMGLFFITIGMAMEWQLVARVWWLVLASVLGLILFKSLLVLLAGRLMGERKRDAMAAGIMLSQVGEFGFVLLALASHHGLLSQQQVSLLIGIGVTSIALTPWLVQKAQGLAHSLTDAALLSRSEVAQSGLSKHQHVIIAGFGRTGQTCARFLKLEELPFLALDLDPERVNEAKLAGEQVAFGDASRRDILLAAGLTRARLVIITFDDRKRIDAMLTLIRELASGVKVLVRTRDDSFLEHYKQAGAFEVIPESQEGALMLVSHLLVNCDIPIGRVIRRMEHERSSQYRFLHGFYWGDQSANNLETDQLLERLHPVLLHDQAWAVGRRVRELALGEVRIKAIHRGEQSLEPRPELRLAAGDRLVLFGNAVAMERAEQRLLEGH; via the coding sequence TTGTATGCAGACGTATTGATCCTGCTGCTCGCCGCCGTCCTGCTGGTGGCGATCTTCCGGCGCCTCGGCCAGCCGGTGATCCTCGCTTACCTGTTCGTCGGCATGCTGCTCGGCCCCCATGGCGCCGCCATCGTCACCGGGCAGGCGATCATGCAGACCATAGGGGAGCTCGGCATCGTCTTCCTGATGTTCTCCCTCGGGCTCGAGTTCTCACTGCCGCGCCTGCTCTCCATGCGCAAGCTGGTGCTGGGGGTCGGCGGCCTGCAGGTGCTGCTCACCACCTCGCTGTTCTTCTGGCTAGGGTGGTGGTGGGGGCTGACCCTGCCCCAGGCGCTGGTGGTCTCGGGCACCCTGGCGCTCTCCTCCACCGCCGTGGTGATCAAGCAGCTGGGGGAGCTAAAACAATTGCACACCCGCCGCGCCCAGCTCGGGGTGAGCATCTTGCTGTTCCAGGACCTGGCGGTGGTGCCGCTGCTGGTGATGATCCCCATACTCGCCAGGCCCGAGGTGCAGGGCAGCGCCCTGCTGGCGGAGATCGCCTGGGCCTCCCTCAAGGGGTTATTCGCCCTGATCGCCCTGCTCGCGGTGGGAAAATGGCTGCTGCCCACCCTGTTTCACGAGGTGGCACGGGCGCGCTCCGACGAGCTGTTCGTGCTCAGCGCCCTGCTGGTGGCCTTGCTGGCGGCGTCGCTGACCCAGTGGATGGGGCTCTCCATGGCGCTCGGTGCCTTCCTGGCCGGCATGATGCTGGGGGAGTCCCACTATCGCCATCAGCTCGAGGTCGACATCAAGCCGTTTCGGGACGTGCTGATGGGGCTCTTCTTCATCACCATCGGCATGGCCATGGAGTGGCAGCTGGTGGCGCGGGTCTGGTGGCTGGTGCTCGCCAGCGTGCTGGGGCTGATCCTGTTCAAGTCGTTGCTGGTGCTGTTGGCGGGCCGGTTGATGGGGGAGCGCAAGCGCGATGCCATGGCGGCCGGCATCATGCTGAGCCAGGTGGGGGAGTTCGGCTTCGTGCTGCTGGCGCTGGCGAGCCACCATGGCTTGCTCAGCCAGCAGCAGGTCTCCCTGCTCATCGGCATCGGGGTCACTTCCATCGCCCTGACCCCCTGGCTGGTGCAGAAGGCGCAGGGGCTGGCCCACTCCCTCACCGATGCGGCGCTGCTCTCCCGCTCCGAGGTGGCTCAGTCGGGACTGAGCAAGCATCAGCACGTCATCATCGCCGGCTTCGGCCGCACCGGGCAGACCTGTGCCCGCTTTCTCAAGCTCGAGGAACTGCCCTTCCTCGCGCTGGATCTGGATCCGGAGCGGGTGAACGAGGCCAAGCTGGCGGGGGAGCAGGTGGCATTCGGTGACGCCAGCCGCCGGGATATCCTGCTGGCCGCCGGCCTCACCCGGGCGCGGCTGGTGATCATCACCTTCGATGATCGCAAGCGGATCGATGCCATGCTGACCCTCATCCGGGAGCTGGCGAGCGGGGTCAAGGTGCTGGTGCGCACCCGGGACGACAGCTTTCTCGAACATTACAAGCAGGCCGGGGCCTTCGAGGTGATCCCCGAATCCCAGGAGGGGGCCCTGATGCTGGTGTCCCACCTGCTGGTCAACTGCGACATCCCCATCGGCCGGGTGATCCGGCGCATGGAGCACGAGCGCAGCAGCCAGTACCGCTTCCTGCACGGCTTCTACTGGGGGGATCAGAGCGCCAACAACCTGGAGACGGATCAGCTGCTGGAGCGGCTGCACCCCGTGCTGCTGCACGATCAGGCCTGGGCGGTGGGGCGTCGGGTGCGGGAGTTGGCCCTCGGCGAGGTGCGGATCAAGGCGATCCACCGCGGCGAGCAGAGCCTGGAACCGAGACCCGAGCTGCGGCTGGCCGCCGGCGATCGGCTGGTGCTGTTTGGCAATGCGGTGGCGATGGAGCGGGCCGAGCAGCGCCTGCTGGAGGGGCACTAG
- the yjeH gene encoding L-methionine/branched-chain amino acid transporter, which produces MSALKKELGLWQGMGLLATSLLGTGIFVVPATAASLAGGASLWAWLLLIVLVLPIAFTFARLGRRYPHAGGAPHLIGLAFGNGAERFSAFLFLAVLPVGLPAALTIAAGFWHALFDVGELTLWAIQLLTLLGVFLLGLRGARSSGNLQLLIALAILGLTLLIWIKGDLSWRDAAQPLPTAAEWPAMGTALAVMFWCFVGLEAFAHMGEEFKRPERDYPLALLGGVLLAGLIYWVHSLVVLKYGLYGDEATNATAIPALLSLLFGPTAKWLVAVLGYLSCFASINIYLQGFARLIWSMAREGKLPVSLSRLSARGAPLAALCWVLAICLLSITLILWWRLPLDALIRYANGNFVLVYLLCMAAGWRLLGGVGKGLAGLSVLLCLAVLVALASEVLYALLLSAGYGLFSLWRRHRRRGHASRLSTIE; this is translated from the coding sequence ATGTCTGCGTTGAAGAAAGAGCTCGGGCTCTGGCAGGGGATGGGGCTGCTCGCCACCTCCCTGCTCGGCACCGGGATCTTCGTGGTACCGGCGACCGCGGCGTCGCTGGCGGGGGGCGCCTCGCTCTGGGCCTGGCTGTTGCTCATCGTGCTGGTGCTGCCCATCGCCTTCACCTTCGCCCGCCTCGGCCGCCGTTATCCCCACGCAGGCGGGGCACCCCATCTGATCGGGCTGGCGTTTGGCAACGGCGCCGAGCGTTTCTCCGCCTTCCTGTTTCTGGCGGTGCTGCCGGTGGGGCTGCCCGCCGCGCTCACCATAGCCGCCGGCTTCTGGCACGCCCTGTTCGATGTGGGCGAGCTGACCCTGTGGGCCATCCAGCTGTTGACCCTGCTCGGGGTCTTCCTGCTCGGCCTGCGCGGCGCCCGCTCCTCCGGCAACCTGCAACTGCTCATCGCGCTGGCGATCCTGGGGCTGACCCTGCTCATCTGGATCAAGGGAGATCTCAGCTGGCGCGACGCGGCCCAGCCGCTGCCGACGGCAGCCGAGTGGCCCGCCATGGGCACGGCGCTGGCGGTGATGTTCTGGTGTTTCGTCGGGCTGGAGGCCTTCGCCCACATGGGGGAGGAGTTCAAGCGGCCGGAGCGGGACTACCCGCTGGCTCTGCTCGGCGGCGTGCTGCTGGCGGGGCTGATCTACTGGGTCCACTCGCTGGTGGTGCTCAAATATGGGCTCTATGGCGATGAGGCGACCAATGCCACCGCCATCCCGGCCCTGCTCTCGCTGCTGTTCGGGCCGACCGCCAAGTGGCTGGTGGCGGTGCTCGGCTACCTCTCCTGCTTTGCCAGCATCAACATCTATCTGCAGGGTTTTGCCCGCCTGATCTGGAGCATGGCGCGGGAAGGCAAGCTGCCGGTCTCCCTCTCCCGGCTCAGCGCCCGCGGTGCCCCGCTGGCGGCCCTGTGCTGGGTGCTCGCCATCTGCCTGCTCTCCATCACCCTGATCCTCTGGTGGCGGCTGCCGCTCGATGCGCTCATTCGCTATGCCAACGGCAACTTCGTGCTGGTCTACCTGCTCTGCATGGCGGCGGGCTGGCGCCTGCTCGGCGGGGTGGGCAAGGGGCTGGCGGGCCTGAGCGTGCTGCTCTGCCTGGCGGTGCTGGTGGCGCTCGCCTCCGAGGTGCTCTACGCCCTGCTGCTGAGCGCGGGCTATGGCCTCTTCTCCCTGTGGCGGCGCCATCGTCGTCGGGGCCATGCCAGCCGCCTCTCGACCATCGAGTAA